The sequence below is a genomic window from Calditrichota bacterium.
AAATTAAGATCTTTACAATAATTCTAATTCTTCTCATTTTTTCCGGTCAAATTTTTTGTGGCACAACCGGTCTGCTGAAAGGAAAAGTGACGGACAAAGCTACGGGAGAGCCGCTGATCGGCGCCAATGTTTTGCTCGTAGGCACAAGATTTGGCGCTGCCACGGATGAGCAGGGCAAATTTGTCATTTACCACATTCCTGCCGGCCGCTATCAGGTAAAAGTGCTCATGATTGGATACCAGCCCTATCTTGTTGATAATGTTCGTATTATCATGGACGTGAAAACAGAGCTTGACATTCAAATGTCCGAAGTCGCAGTTGATCTGGGAAAGGAAATTGTCGTAACTGCTGAGCGACCTCTGATTCAAAAAGACATCACAGGGACCATGCACGCGGTGAGTGCAAAAAAAATCACCGAACTGCCGGTCGATTCCTATCTTGATGTCATTTCTTTGCAGCCCGGCGTCACGTCCGATCTGCACATTCGCGGCGGCAGAACTACGGAAGTTTTGTATCTCGTGGATGGGCTGCCGATTCAGGAAAATATTCAGGGAGGCGCTGCCTCGCAATTGCCGCAGCAGTCAATCGCGGAGATGACCATTCAGACCGGCGGTTTCAACGCGGAATACGGCAACGCCATGTCCGGAGTAATCAATATCGTCACCAAACAGGGCGGTACAAATCGGGAATTTTTCTTGCGTGCTGTGGGTGACCACGCGGGTTACGAAAAATCAAATCATAAATCCGAACTTGAATTGATGACTTCCGGCCCTGTTTTTGGCGATAAAATCGGCTATTTTCTGTCTTCGAATGTACGCATTTCCGATACGCGCTGGTGGCAGGATTTGAAAAAATATTTTAACCCGCCCATGAAGAGAAATGTCAATGTCGTGGGAAAAATCAATTTTCGCTTGAGCAATAATGTCAAATTAATTACGCAGGCGATTTTTTCAGATAATTTTTCCCGGCAATACGAATACCGCTGGCGTTACAATTTGAACGGCCTGCCGCCTCTGGCAAGTCGATCGCTGCGGCTGAGCGCATCGTTCACGCACACACTTTCGTCGCGGACATTTTACACGCTGCAATTCAGTCGCTATCAGATTCACAAAGAAATGAAGAAGTGGCAGAAAGACCAGGTCGAAAATATGGCGCCTTACCAGTACGAATTACCGTGGTATTATTTTGTATTTTCCGGCAATCGTCTCTGGTGGCAGGACACTAAAGAAATCAATTATCTCGCCAAGGGAGATTTCACATCGCAGTATCATCCCATTGCTCAGTTCAAAGCCGGGTTTGAGTTTCAGTATTTCGATCTGGAAAACGATCTCGTCAAATACGAACCGCAAAAATCGTTCTGGGGCAAGCCGCTGCTGGACGCAGAACTGTTGAATTTTAACAGTTACTATCATTACCGCCCTTATCGCGGTTCATTTTATTTGCAAAATAAAATCGATAACGACATTGTGGTGATGAATCTGGGACTGCGTTACGATTTTCTCGATCCCCGAGCGCAGAGGCCGCTGGTGGAATGGATTCCGGTGAGCAATGAAGATTACCAACAGCAAATTAACGGCTGGGCGCCGGCGTCGCTGAAATCGCAATGGAGTCCGCGCATTGGATTTTCTTTTCCCATTACAAAAGATGATTTCATTTTTATCAATTACGGATTTTTCTTTCAAATTCCCATGTTCGATTACATGTTCACGGGCTTGAATTTTAATCTTAAAAAAGGCGTCAAAGCGCTGTACGGGAATCCTGATCTGAAACCTGAAAAGACAAAAGCCATCGAGGTAAGCTACAAGCATACATTCTGGAATAACTGGCTGCTCTCTTTCACTTATTTCAATAAAGACATTTCCGGTCTGGTGGACACAAAGACGTTTTTAGCCTCGGACAGTAAAGCGGAAGATGATGGCTACAATCAATACGTCAATCTCGCCGGCGGCAGCTCTGACGGATTTGAGATTGTTTTGCAAAAAAGATACAGTCATCATTTTTCCGGGAAAGTGAGTTATTCCTACATGCACGCCAGAGGGTTGAGCGGCAGCACGAATCAGGGAATGAATTATTTCATCTGGGGATTTTCCGTGCCCAATGAAGAATTTTATCTCTCCTGGGATCAGCGCCACACGCTGGTGACGGAAATCTCTCTCGGAACGCCGGATAAAATTAGCATGAATTTGCTCTGGCGCTGGAATTCTCCCAGACCTTACACCTATTTTCCGTCGCGTACCGGCTACGTTCCCGATTTGAATATCCAGATGAAACCCAACAATGCCCGAATGCGCTACCAGTCTTACGTCGATGTGAAAATTGTCAGAAATTGGCAGCTTAGATCCGGCATCACAGTTTCGACCTATCTCGACGTTCGCAATCTGCTGGATAAATACAATGTGCTCTGGATCGCCTCGGATGGCAGAATCGGCGGCGAATTGAGTGATCCGAGCGGTTGGGACATTGGCAGAAGAGTGAATCTGGGGATTACGGTTTCTTTTACTGAAAAGTGAGTTTGGATCTCGCCGCAGAGGCACCGAGGACACAGAGAAAAAAATGA
It includes:
- a CDS encoding TonB-dependent receptor; amino-acid sequence: MKIKIFTIILILLIFSGQIFCGTTGLLKGKVTDKATGEPLIGANVLLVGTRFGAATDEQGKFVIYHIPAGRYQVKVLMIGYQPYLVDNVRIIMDVKTELDIQMSEVAVDLGKEIVVTAERPLIQKDITGTMHAVSAKKITELPVDSYLDVISLQPGVTSDLHIRGGRTTEVLYLVDGLPIQENIQGGAASQLPQQSIAEMTIQTGGFNAEYGNAMSGVINIVTKQGGTNREFFLRAVGDHAGYEKSNHKSELELMTSGPVFGDKIGYFLSSNVRISDTRWWQDLKKYFNPPMKRNVNVVGKINFRLSNNVKLITQAIFSDNFSRQYEYRWRYNLNGLPPLASRSLRLSASFTHTLSSRTFYTLQFSRYQIHKEMKKWQKDQVENMAPYQYELPWYYFVFSGNRLWWQDTKEINYLAKGDFTSQYHPIAQFKAGFEFQYFDLENDLVKYEPQKSFWGKPLLDAELLNFNSYYHYRPYRGSFYLQNKIDNDIVVMNLGLRYDFLDPRAQRPLVEWIPVSNEDYQQQINGWAPASLKSQWSPRIGFSFPITKDDFIFINYGFFFQIPMFDYMFTGLNFNLKKGVKALYGNPDLKPEKTKAIEVSYKHTFWNNWLLSFTYFNKDISGLVDTKTFLASDSKAEDDGYNQYVNLAGGSSDGFEIVLQKRYSHHFSGKVSYSYMHARGLSGSTNQGMNYFIWGFSVPNEEFYLSWDQRHTLVTEISLGTPDKISMNLLWRWNSPRPYTYFPSRTGYVPDLNIQMKPNNARMRYQSYVDVKIVRNWQLRSGITVSTYLDVRNLLDKYNVLWIASDGRIGGELSDPSGWDIGRRVNLGITVSFTEK